In Ruania zhangjianzhongii, the following proteins share a genomic window:
- a CDS encoding allophanate hydrolase-related protein — protein sequence MELVKMFVNGQAMSGGSISSGLRNARFLGAATTAAAYRFYSVRAEFPGLSWAERGGSSIAGELYEVSYAALRSELLPLEPPELELSIIELEDGTGSLSMVMRTEAIEAEGTVEITEHGGWRAYLAERENA from the coding sequence ATGGAACTGGTGAAGATGTTCGTGAACGGGCAGGCGATGTCCGGCGGATCGATCAGCTCCGGGTTGCGCAACGCGCGCTTCCTGGGTGCGGCAACCACCGCGGCCGCGTACCGCTTCTACTCGGTGCGGGCGGAGTTTCCGGGGTTGTCCTGGGCGGAGCGGGGTGGGTCCTCGATCGCCGGAGAGCTGTACGAGGTCTCCTACGCGGCCCTGCGCAGCGAGTTGCTGCCGCTGGAGCCGCCCGAGCTGGAGCTGAGCATCATTGAGCTCGAGGACGGTACCGGCTCGTTGTCGATGGTGATGCGCACCGAGGCGATCGAAGCCGAGGGAACGGTGGAGATCACCGAGCACGGCGGCTGGCGTGCCTACCTGGCCGAGCGGGAGAACGCGTGA
- a CDS encoding NAD(P)/FAD-dependent oxidoreductase, producing MIRTDVVVIGGGILGASAAYQLARAGHQVTVLERGAPNREGSGTTAGNLHIQGIHTKRPGQAVAADNLRFLPLQRTASAMWSALPDELDADIELTRNGGFMVAETPDQVAELHAKLAVELELGLSCEIVSGDEARSRMPALSESVIAAEWCAEDGYANPLLVTPAYLAAARRHGAQVEAFSPVTAIERDGGAYVVRSSHRAWSAAAVIDTAGPWIADVAALAGIALDMSPVAIQMHITTRMPPRTLSCLVQHIGAGMSVKQVTAGNILIGGGWPATEFRSEGRSRVATESISGNLHQAAAILPVLRELRLLRTWAGPLAATPDEMPVIGEVPSSPGFFVAGGTYAFTLAPLWGHVLRDLVEGNRPAEPVADLGVDRLELEAVAHQR from the coding sequence GTGATCAGGACCGACGTGGTGGTGATCGGCGGTGGGATCCTCGGGGCCTCGGCGGCCTACCAACTGGCTCGAGCCGGTCACCAGGTCACCGTGCTCGAACGAGGAGCACCGAACCGCGAGGGTTCAGGGACCACGGCCGGCAACCTGCACATCCAGGGCATCCACACCAAACGACCTGGCCAGGCAGTGGCGGCGGACAATCTCCGCTTCCTGCCCCTGCAGCGCACCGCATCGGCGATGTGGTCAGCGTTGCCGGACGAGCTGGATGCCGATATCGAGCTCACCCGTAACGGTGGGTTCATGGTGGCCGAGACGCCGGACCAGGTCGCCGAGCTGCACGCCAAGCTGGCCGTGGAGCTCGAACTCGGGCTGTCCTGCGAGATCGTCTCCGGTGACGAGGCCCGTTCGCGGATGCCGGCGCTGTCCGAATCGGTGATCGCCGCGGAGTGGTGCGCCGAGGACGGGTACGCCAACCCACTGCTGGTGACTCCCGCCTACCTGGCCGCGGCCCGCCGGCACGGTGCTCAGGTGGAAGCCTTCAGCCCGGTCACCGCTATCGAGCGCGACGGCGGAGCGTACGTGGTGCGGTCGAGTCACCGGGCGTGGTCGGCCGCCGCGGTGATCGACACGGCGGGTCCGTGGATCGCCGATGTGGCGGCCCTGGCCGGGATCGCGCTGGACATGAGCCCGGTGGCGATCCAGATGCACATCACCACCCGGATGCCGCCACGGACGTTGAGCTGCCTGGTGCAGCACATCGGCGCGGGAATGTCGGTCAAGCAGGTGACGGCGGGGAACATCCTGATCGGCGGTGGTTGGCCAGCCACCGAGTTCCGCAGTGAAGGTCGCAGTCGCGTTGCCACCGAGAGCATCAGCGGGAACCTGCATCAGGCCGCGGCCATCTTGCCGGTGCTACGGGAGCTACGCCTGCTGCGGACCTGGGCGGGGCCGCTGGCCGCCACCCCGGACGAGATGCCCGTGATCGGCGAGGTGCCCTCCAGCCCGGGGTTCTTCGTGGCCGGCGGCACGTACGCGTTCACCCTCGCTCCGCTGTGGGGACACGTGCTGCGTGACCTGGTGGAAGGAAACCGCCCCGCAGAACCGGTGGCCGACCTGGGCGTGGATCGATTGGAACTCGAAGCCGTAGCGCACCAGCGCTGA
- a CDS encoding NAD(P)/FAD-dependent oxidoreductase has product MSTTDPQPAAAPSHLDYDVVVVGGGPSGLVTARELATAGARVALIEESAELGGQYYKRRRGQVLARHGDFRPAGTALIAQVRQAGVQVHTNRLVWGTTPDRALLTTSTTSPDAVRFTARAIVVGTGATEHVLPFPGWQLPGVITPGHAMHLATTDVVRVGQRVLIAGSGPFLLPVACAVLASGSEVAAVVEAGRPLRPSARALGAAAHPGMLGELARYLTVLARHRVPILQGAHVSESTAGPDGRLRTVSIATTTGNRSFDVDTLATAVRFRPATELLQLLEVECSLDPELGVPIPDTDARGATSAPGVYAVGEARGIAGSKGAQVRGWLAAATIREELGLSAPPERAVRRYERRSRRLDDFSRLTSDLYAHDREPMLAMPDHTMVCRCESVTAGEIRTAARLGWNDRNGVKGATRAGMGPCQGRECASTVSCLVSACTGEPVGCQPARMPVKPIPVRAAMAMEERQL; this is encoded by the coding sequence GTGTCCACGACTGACCCACAGCCCGCGGCCGCTCCCAGTCACCTCGACTATGACGTGGTCGTCGTCGGTGGCGGCCCCTCCGGTCTGGTCACCGCCAGAGAACTGGCGACGGCGGGGGCTCGGGTGGCGTTGATCGAGGAGAGCGCCGAGCTGGGCGGCCAGTACTACAAGCGCCGCCGCGGCCAGGTGCTGGCCCGGCACGGTGATTTCCGCCCCGCCGGGACCGCGCTGATCGCGCAGGTTCGCCAGGCTGGGGTGCAGGTGCACACCAACCGGCTGGTGTGGGGAACCACGCCGGACCGGGCGCTGCTGACCACCTCCACCACCAGCCCTGATGCGGTGCGGTTCACCGCCCGGGCGATCGTGGTGGGGACCGGCGCCACCGAGCACGTACTCCCGTTTCCGGGCTGGCAGCTGCCCGGGGTGATCACCCCCGGGCATGCGATGCACCTGGCCACCACCGATGTGGTGCGGGTGGGTCAGCGGGTGCTGATCGCCGGGAGCGGTCCGTTCCTGTTGCCGGTGGCCTGCGCCGTGCTCGCCTCCGGCAGCGAGGTAGCCGCGGTGGTCGAGGCGGGCAGGCCGCTGCGGCCGTCGGCGCGCGCCCTCGGCGCCGCCGCGCATCCGGGCATGCTGGGCGAGCTGGCCCGGTACCTGACCGTGCTGGCCCGGCACCGGGTGCCGATCCTCCAGGGCGCACACGTGAGTGAATCCACCGCGGGGCCCGACGGGCGGCTACGCACGGTCAGCATCGCGACTACGACCGGCAACCGCTCGTTCGACGTCGACACCCTGGCCACCGCGGTCCGGTTCCGCCCCGCCACCGAGCTGTTGCAGCTGCTGGAGGTGGAGTGCAGCCTCGACCCCGAGCTCGGGGTGCCCATCCCAGACACGGACGCCCGGGGCGCGACCAGTGCCCCGGGGGTCTACGCCGTCGGCGAGGCTCGTGGGATCGCCGGCAGCAAGGGGGCCCAGGTGCGTGGCTGGCTCGCCGCGGCGACGATTCGGGAGGAGCTGGGGTTGTCCGCACCGCCGGAGCGGGCGGTGCGCAGGTATGAACGACGGTCCCGCCGACTGGACGACTTCAGCCGGCTGACCAGCGACCTGTATGCGCACGACCGGGAGCCGATGCTGGCCATGCCCGACCACACGATGGTCTGCCGCTGCGAGAGCGTGACCGCCGGGGAGATTCGCACAGCTGCCCGGCTCGGCTGGAATGACCGGAACGGGGTCAAGGGCGCCACTCGCGCCGGTATGGGTCCGTGCCAAGGGCGCGAGTGCGCCAGCACCGTCTCCTGCCTGGTCTCGGCGTGCACCGGCGAACCTGTCGGCTGCCAGCCGGCCCGGATGCCGGTGAAGCCGATCCCGGTGCGCGCCGCGATGGCCATGGAGGAGAGGCAGCTGTGA
- a CDS encoding (2Fe-2S)-binding protein, which produces MSRSNDAAPLTITVDGDPLRALAGQSVAGAMEAAGIRTWRSNPVDGSPRAPFCGMGVCYECELHVDGSAETRACMVEVERGLVVRTEGVGRVHD; this is translated from the coding sequence ATGAGCCGCAGCAACGACGCCGCCCCTCTCACCATCACCGTGGACGGCGATCCGCTCCGCGCCCTGGCGGGCCAGTCGGTGGCCGGGGCGATGGAAGCAGCCGGCATCCGCACGTGGCGCAGCAACCCGGTGGACGGTTCTCCCCGGGCTCCGTTCTGCGGCATGGGCGTGTGCTACGAGTGCGAGCTGCACGTGGACGGTTCGGCGGAGACCCGCGCGTGCATGGTCGAGGTCGAACGCGGCCTGGTGGTTCGCACTGAGGGGGTGGGACGTGTCCACGACTGA
- a CDS encoding amino acid ABC transporter ATP-binding protein — translation MSTLATPPHTSKPTTEIVARVHKVNKSFGSLHVLKDIDLEIHKGEVVLLLGPSGSGKSTLLRTLNVLETIDSGEITISDELMGQRRTGKGLRPLRESRIAEQRRRTGMVFQQFNLFPNMTALENVASGPIHVAGKSKQKSAAAAKELLAMVGLPDKGANYPSHLSGGQQQRVAIARALAMRPDIMLFDEPTSALDPEMVKEVLETLINLRKDGMTMIVVSHEMAFARAAADRVIFMDDGEIVEQASPAEFFDNPKTERARKFLGQLV, via the coding sequence ATGAGCACTCTGGCCACACCGCCGCACACCAGCAAGCCGACCACCGAGATCGTGGCGCGGGTGCACAAGGTGAACAAGTCCTTCGGCAGCCTGCACGTGTTGAAGGACATCGACCTGGAGATCCACAAGGGCGAGGTCGTGCTTCTGCTGGGTCCCTCCGGGAGCGGGAAGTCCACGCTGCTGCGCACCCTCAACGTGCTGGAGACCATCGATTCCGGCGAGATCACCATCAGCGACGAGCTGATGGGACAGCGCCGCACTGGCAAGGGCCTGCGCCCGTTGCGGGAGAGCCGGATCGCGGAGCAGCGCCGCCGTACCGGGATGGTGTTTCAGCAGTTCAATCTGTTCCCGAACATGACCGCGCTGGAGAACGTGGCCTCCGGGCCCATCCACGTGGCCGGTAAGTCGAAGCAGAAGTCGGCCGCCGCCGCCAAGGAGCTGCTGGCGATGGTGGGGCTGCCGGACAAGGGCGCGAACTACCCCAGCCATCTCTCTGGCGGGCAGCAACAGCGGGTGGCGATCGCTCGCGCCCTGGCGATGCGCCCAGACATCATGCTCTTCGACGAGCCGACGTCCGCCCTGGACCCGGAGATGGTCAAGGAGGTCCTGGAGACGCTGATCAACCTGCGCAAGGACGGAATGACGATGATCGTGGTCAGCCACGAGATGGCCTTCGCCCGGGCCGCAGCCGACCGGGTCATCTTCATGGACGACGGTGAGATCGTCGAGCAGGCCAGCCCGGCCGAGTTCTTCGACAATCCGAAGACCGAGCGCGCCCGCAAGTTCCTCGGCCAGCTGGTATGA
- a CDS encoding amino acid ABC transporter permease gives MRTPDMWSWDAFLTYLTAETLLQGAVTTIWLTVVTMVLGLILGLVLAIARGSRVLPLRWFGNFYIWLFRGTPVLVQLIIIYTGLPQLGLKLSPVWCAIIGLSLNEAAYLSEIVRGGIMSVAKGQYEAARALGMSPIKVMRVVVLPQAFRIMVPPLGNSLNGMLKTTTLVSVISVEELLRRTQYAVQVDFRVLEGLVAAALYFLLMTSIWTLIQSRIESVLNKSHRAAPNQSEARELQLESELEGVSR, from the coding sequence GTGAGGACACCTGACATGTGGTCCTGGGACGCCTTCCTGACCTACCTGACCGCCGAGACCCTGCTCCAGGGTGCGGTCACCACCATCTGGCTCACGGTCGTGACCATGGTCCTCGGCCTGATCCTGGGACTGGTCCTGGCGATTGCGCGGGGTTCCCGGGTGCTGCCGCTGCGCTGGTTCGGAAACTTCTACATCTGGCTCTTCCGTGGCACGCCGGTCCTGGTCCAGCTGATCATCATCTACACCGGACTGCCGCAGCTGGGCCTGAAGCTCTCCCCGGTCTGGTGCGCGATCATCGGCCTCTCGCTGAACGAAGCGGCCTATCTCTCCGAGATAGTCCGCGGCGGCATCATGTCCGTGGCCAAGGGCCAGTACGAAGCCGCGCGGGCTCTGGGGATGAGCCCGATCAAGGTGATGCGCGTGGTGGTACTCCCCCAGGCATTCCGGATCATGGTCCCGCCGCTGGGCAACAGTCTGAACGGGATGCTCAAGACCACCACCCTGGTCTCGGTGATCTCCGTGGAGGAACTGCTCCGACGCACGCAGTACGCCGTACAAGTCGACTTCCGGGTCCTGGAGGGCCTCGTGGCCGCCGCCCTGTACTTCCTCTTGATGACCTCGATCTGGACCCTGATCCAGAGCCGCATCGAGTCCGTCCTGAACAAGAGCCACCGGGCAGCACCCAACCAGAGCGAGGCCAGGGAGCTGCAGCTGGAATCCGAGTTGGAAGGAGTCAGCCGATGA
- a CDS encoding transporter substrate-binding domain-containing protein, with the protein MRTTRLLPVGAAIGALVLASCSGGGEDEPDLSGCEPAVSDDLLITPGTLTFSTNATLPPMQYVDGDEVVGMRVELVTEIATRLCLETEVMNVPFDAQIPGVQGDRWDLINTGMFYTEERAETLDLVPYEVQAVAISVQDGEAEGIETVEDLAGLTIGVEAPGYEFDSVNAVNDEIVDAGLDPLDINTSLTNADAFQALSAGQIDGVAIVEAVTSFYEEDGRFTTAISGLHPGPLAFGFAKDNELADIVAETYGEMVDDGFVQELFDSYGVTPYPGPYEVTTGPVELEGEDT; encoded by the coding sequence ATGCGTACCACGCGACTTCTCCCCGTCGGCGCCGCCATCGGTGCCCTCGTCCTCGCCTCCTGCTCCGGCGGCGGCGAAGATGAGCCTGACCTCAGCGGCTGCGAGCCAGCAGTCTCCGACGATCTGCTCATCACCCCCGGCACCCTCACCTTCTCCACCAACGCCACCCTGCCCCCGATGCAGTACGTGGACGGCGACGAGGTGGTCGGCATGCGCGTGGAGCTCGTCACCGAGATCGCCACGCGACTGTGCCTCGAGACCGAAGTGATGAACGTCCCCTTCGACGCACAGATCCCGGGCGTGCAGGGCGACCGATGGGACCTGATCAACACCGGCATGTTCTACACCGAGGAGCGTGCCGAGACTCTGGACCTCGTGCCGTACGAGGTCCAGGCTGTGGCCATCTCGGTGCAGGACGGCGAAGCCGAGGGCATCGAGACCGTCGAGGACCTGGCCGGTCTCACCATCGGAGTCGAGGCCCCGGGCTATGAGTTCGACTCGGTCAACGCCGTGAACGACGAGATCGTCGACGCAGGCCTCGACCCACTCGACATCAACACCTCCCTCACCAACGCCGACGCCTTCCAGGCACTCTCGGCCGGTCAGATCGACGGGGTGGCGATCGTCGAGGCCGTCACCAGCTTCTACGAGGAGGACGGCCGGTTCACCACCGCCATCTCGGGCCTGCACCCCGGCCCGTTGGCGTTCGGGTTCGCCAAGGACAACGAACTCGCCGACATCGTCGCGGAAACCTACGGCGAGATGGTGGACGACGGATTCGTCCAGGAGCTCTTCGACAGCTACGGAGTCACTCCGTACCCCGGCCCGTACGAAGTGACCACCGGTCCGGTCGAACTCGAAGGTGAGGACACCTGA
- a CDS encoding dihydrodipicolinate synthase family protein yields the protein MQRSDVPWRGYWPAAPTPYTAGGQLDEDGLVRLLALYVDQGVHGVLINGTTGEWFSQTRAERRRVAEIAVATVAGRIPVVIGCTTYTPGETIELAREVKAIGADGALATPPPYAHPSQDEIYAFYETVTNAVEIPWMAYNWPRGTAVDISVETASLLADLPHVVAIKDSTGDELKCMETVEAVADRVRAFGRFIHPRGMAFMLGVGGDGNIDGGGLGAPFAVPFYNEVFAGNLEAAREHGTRYARLVSVLVNNDYSSKFASPTSQLKAAMNLLGQPGGQVRPPLLAMAEENSTDLAHALAEAGLSPHQPSHKE from the coding sequence ATGCAGCGAAGCGATGTGCCGTGGCGCGGCTACTGGCCCGCCGCCCCGACGCCCTACACAGCCGGCGGGCAACTCGATGAGGACGGCCTGGTGCGGCTGTTGGCGCTGTACGTCGACCAGGGCGTTCATGGCGTGCTGATCAACGGGACCACCGGCGAGTGGTTCTCCCAGACCCGGGCAGAGCGCCGGCGGGTGGCCGAGATCGCCGTGGCCACGGTCGCCGGCCGAATCCCGGTGGTCATCGGATGCACCACGTACACCCCGGGCGAGACCATCGAACTCGCCCGCGAGGTCAAGGCGATCGGCGCGGATGGCGCGCTGGCCACCCCTCCCCCGTACGCCCACCCGTCCCAGGACGAGATCTACGCCTTCTACGAGACGGTCACGAACGCCGTCGAGATCCCCTGGATGGCGTACAACTGGCCCCGTGGCACCGCCGTGGACATCTCGGTGGAGACGGCCTCGCTCCTGGCGGACCTGCCGCACGTGGTGGCCATCAAGGACAGCACCGGCGACGAGCTGAAGTGCATGGAAACCGTGGAGGCCGTGGCCGATCGGGTGCGCGCCTTCGGCCGGTTCATCCACCCACGCGGGATGGCCTTCATGCTCGGCGTGGGCGGAGACGGGAACATCGACGGCGGCGGGCTCGGTGCTCCTTTCGCCGTCCCGTTCTACAACGAGGTCTTCGCCGGCAATCTCGAGGCCGCCCGAGAACACGGCACCCGGTACGCGCGCCTGGTCTCCGTGCTGGTCAACAACGACTACAGCTCGAAGTTCGCCTCCCCCACCTCGCAGCTCAAAGCTGCGATGAACCTCCTCGGTCAACCGGGTGGACAGGTCCGCCCGCCACTGCTGGCCATGGCCGAGGAGAACAGCACCGACCTCGCCCATGCGTTGGCGGAAGCAGGACTCAGCCCCCACCAGCCCAGTCACAAGGAGTGA
- a CDS encoding LacI family DNA-binding transcriptional regulator has product MASIPKRRATLLDVAAAAGVSRSTASRVLSGEGAVSAGTEERVRAAAAEVGYLLNSAARTLRTSRTMLTGLVLNNLVNATFHVVAEIVQQRLAQDGYRMILCVTGGQAEEEAEYLTTLAEQGVDGIIVVGSGANIEQLNAIHRAGTGIVNLIRAGKGAPGDRVLASDRDGAVLATEELLELGHRRIGYIGGPAQTNSGRERFQGYQNTMHAAGLFAEDLVLRGPFSPDFGAEAIQQMLRVPEPPTAVYVANHEASFGALPTLRDLQVRLPADLSLIAHDEPSWFQYWDPAVSIVDSGPVELAELAATRLIAAMRPGGLAERPREFRVGARLVTRGSSAALGS; this is encoded by the coding sequence ATGGCATCGATCCCAAAGCGGAGGGCAACGCTGCTCGACGTGGCTGCCGCTGCTGGCGTTTCGCGCAGTACGGCGAGCCGGGTGCTCAGTGGTGAGGGGGCGGTATCCGCCGGCACCGAGGAGCGCGTGCGGGCCGCGGCGGCGGAGGTCGGGTACCTGCTGAACAGCGCTGCGCGCACGTTGCGGACCAGCCGCACCATGCTCACCGGGCTGGTCCTGAACAACCTGGTGAACGCCACGTTTCATGTGGTGGCCGAGATCGTGCAGCAGCGGCTCGCGCAGGACGGGTATCGGATGATCCTCTGCGTCACGGGCGGGCAGGCCGAGGAGGAGGCCGAGTACCTCACCACGCTCGCCGAGCAGGGGGTGGACGGGATCATCGTGGTGGGCAGCGGCGCGAACATCGAGCAGCTGAACGCAATCCACCGGGCCGGTACCGGGATCGTGAACCTGATCCGGGCCGGTAAGGGCGCGCCGGGGGACCGGGTACTCGCCTCAGACCGGGACGGTGCGGTACTGGCCACGGAAGAGCTGCTCGAGCTGGGCCATCGCCGGATCGGCTACATCGGGGGACCGGCGCAGACGAACTCCGGACGTGAACGCTTCCAGGGCTACCAGAACACGATGCACGCCGCCGGCCTGTTCGCCGAGGACCTGGTGCTGCGTGGGCCGTTCAGCCCCGACTTCGGTGCGGAAGCGATCCAGCAGATGCTGCGGGTGCCGGAGCCACCCACCGCGGTGTACGTGGCCAACCACGAGGCATCCTTCGGTGCGCTGCCGACGCTGCGCGACCTGCAGGTGCGCCTACCTGCCGACCTTTCCCTGATCGCCCACGACGAACCCTCCTGGTTCCAGTACTGGGACCCGGCGGTGAGCATCGTGGACAGCGGACCGGTGGAGCTGGCCGAACTCGCCGCGACCCGACTGATCGCCGCCATGCGGCCAGGCGGGTTGGCAGAGCGGCCGCGGGAGTTCCGGGTGGGCGCCCGGCTGGTGACGCGTGGGTCGAGTGCGGCGCTAGGGTCTTGA
- a CDS encoding LacI family DNA-binding transcriptional regulator, which yields MSAHDQNRSVGQGDSSAPKRPTLKDVAVAAGVSKSTVSLVLRGGGHIPEPTRERVRSAMRRLGYVYNRGAAAMREGSTRTIGVITPNSANVFMGQFIEAFDLTLVARGFTALSVHSYEDPDRQDALIRALLERGVDALAVMPAVASDQTLRATLSTLDIPLVICMRTLQGSQLTTVTADIPLSGRLAAKHVVARGCTSVGYFGAPHELTLRSDRVSGVREVLAAEGIELSFDVPTSLTAQAARTGMAQLLQERQVPEALIFHNDTIAFGATRALRDHSPGLLERTCIVGSDDLLEAQLWEPPLTTVAISAEQIGRLSADALIRKLDGDTEVQSVLLTPELIVRQS from the coding sequence GTGTCAGCACACGATCAGAACCGGAGCGTGGGGCAGGGAGACAGCTCAGCGCCGAAACGGCCCACCTTGAAGGACGTTGCCGTGGCGGCAGGGGTCTCGAAGTCGACGGTGTCGCTGGTGCTTCGGGGCGGCGGGCACATCCCAGAGCCGACGAGGGAGCGGGTCCGATCGGCAATGAGGCGCCTAGGGTACGTCTACAACCGCGGCGCGGCAGCGATGCGCGAGGGCAGCACGCGCACCATCGGAGTCATTACTCCGAATTCCGCCAACGTCTTCATGGGGCAGTTCATCGAGGCCTTCGACCTCACCCTGGTCGCCCGTGGGTTCACCGCGCTGTCGGTGCACTCCTATGAGGATCCCGACCGGCAGGATGCGCTGATCCGGGCACTGCTGGAGCGTGGCGTGGATGCGCTGGCGGTGATGCCGGCGGTCGCTTCGGATCAGACGTTGCGCGCCACGCTGTCCACGCTGGACATTCCGCTGGTCATCTGCATGCGCACCCTGCAGGGCAGCCAACTCACCACGGTCACTGCCGATATTCCGCTCAGCGGCCGACTCGCAGCGAAGCACGTTGTCGCACGTGGCTGTACGTCTGTGGGGTATTTCGGTGCACCCCATGAGCTCACGCTGCGCTCCGATCGCGTGTCCGGCGTCCGGGAGGTCCTGGCAGCGGAAGGCATCGAGCTGTCGTTCGACGTTCCCACGAGCCTCACAGCGCAGGCTGCCCGGACCGGTATGGCGCAGCTGCTCCAAGAGCGGCAGGTGCCGGAAGCGCTGATCTTCCACAACGACACCATCGCGTTCGGCGCCACTCGGGCGTTGCGGGACCACTCTCCTGGTCTGCTGGAACGCACCTGCATCGTCGGATCGGACGACCTTCTCGAGGCGCAGCTCTGGGAGCCCCCACTGACCACAGTGGCGATCAGCGCCGAGCAGATCGGTCGCTTGAGCGCTGACGCGCTGATCCGCAAGCTTGACGGCGACACCGAAGTCCAGAGCGTGCTGCTGACACCCGAGCTGATCGTGCGGCAGTCCTGA
- a CDS encoding ABC transporter ATP-binding protein, with translation MTEPLSPPKIAVRAVGKSFPSKNEAVAVLDEISFDVQAGEFVALLGPSGCGKSTLLSIISGLADATAGEVRQDGAAINGPGPERGVLFQDYALFPWKTVEQNVEYGLKHGPKNRRPSKEERVATVERLIAMVGLAGSEHKYPQQLSGGMRQRTALARLWAPNPDVLLMDEPLSALDAQTRMVMQDELLRIWGQEKDFADRKTTIYVTHAIDEAVFLADRVVVMSTKPGRVREIIDIDLPWPRNSDVRTDPRFDELHNKIWDLIREEAYNATLAS, from the coding sequence ATGACTGAACCGCTTTCCCCGCCAAAGATCGCAGTCCGTGCAGTTGGCAAGTCTTTCCCCAGCAAGAACGAGGCTGTTGCTGTCCTTGATGAAATCAGCTTCGACGTACAAGCCGGTGAGTTCGTCGCCCTCCTGGGCCCCTCTGGGTGCGGAAAGTCGACTCTGTTGAGCATCATCTCTGGCCTTGCCGACGCCACAGCCGGGGAGGTTCGTCAGGATGGCGCCGCCATCAATGGGCCCGGACCCGAACGAGGTGTGCTTTTCCAGGACTACGCACTGTTCCCGTGGAAGACAGTTGAGCAGAATGTTGAGTACGGGCTCAAGCACGGCCCCAAGAACCGACGCCCAAGCAAGGAAGAGCGGGTCGCGACCGTCGAGCGTCTCATCGCGATGGTGGGGCTGGCCGGCTCGGAGCACAAGTATCCTCAGCAGCTCTCCGGCGGCATGCGGCAGCGTACGGCGCTGGCACGCCTCTGGGCACCGAACCCGGATGTGCTGCTCATGGACGAACCGCTGTCCGCCCTCGATGCGCAGACCCGGATGGTGATGCAGGACGAACTGCTGCGCATATGGGGCCAGGAGAAAGACTTCGCCGACCGGAAAACAACCATCTATGTCACCCACGCCATCGATGAAGCCGTATTTCTGGCGGATCGTGTGGTGGTGATGTCCACGAAGCCTGGCCGTGTCCGCGAGATCATTGATATCGATCTCCCGTGGCCCCGAAATAGCGACGTTCGCACTGATCCCCGTTTCGATGAGCTCCACAACAAGATATGGGATCTCATTCGCGAAGAGGCCTACAACGCGACCCTCGCTTCCTAG